The genome window CCTTCAACTCACCGCCTGTGCTAAAATAGACGGAGATGCAGAGAATGAAAAATACAATCAAGATGCGGTGGGTCGTGCCTCGCTTGTTTGTCTTTAGTAAGAACTGGGGTAGGCAACGGTCTAGCGCCATGCGATGAACCAAGCCATTGACGCCGACAAAGCTCGTCAGCACCGCTCCGCTGAGCACAAGCACCGCATCCACGGATATGACCAACGCGAGCCAATTACCGCTGGCCAATGTGCCGAGGTTAGACAGTAGCGCTTCTTGTTCTTGGAATATGGTATCCATGGGCAAGAGCGACAGCGCCATCAGAGCAATTAGGGGATTAATAATCGAGACCGCGAGCCACATGTTTCGGAGTGTTTTAGGAAACACGCCATCGGCCTGTTCTTCCACGAAATTAGCAGAGCTTTCAAAGCCTGAAATGCCTAACATCGCGGCGCAAAAGCCGAAGAAAATAGCCTGCTTCCAGCCACCTTCGACCGGAATACTCATATTTAGAAACAGAGTTTCCGTGCCGTTCTGAAAGAGCCAGAAGCAGCAGCAAATGATCAACAGTGAAATGGAGAAGAGGTGAAAAAGAAAGATCCCGATCGCGACCTTCGAGGATTCGGCGATGCCCCAAATCGTAAGGAACATAAAGAACGCCAGTAAACCGACCGTGGCGATTTGAATATTAATTGAGCTGAAGATCGTATGCGCGTAATGTGCTGCTTCACTCCCTGAAATGACGGCCGTTGCCATGTAAGAAAGCACGGTCAGGCAAGCAGCGAACGATGCCTTAAACTTGCTGGTGGTATTGAGCAGCGCGTTGTAGGCTCCACCGTTCAAAGGCAACGCTCCGACGACTTCGGCATAGATCGAACGATAAAAATAAAGCACGGCCGAAACAATCAGCAAGGCCAACGGTCCCCATCTTCCAGCATAGAAAATTGCCAATGCCGAAACATAGAGGCAGGAGGATGTGATGTCATTGCCGCAAATGGCAGTTGATGCCATTTGCCCCAGCTTAGTGTGTTCTGCGGCCTTTTTCATTTGTGCTGCAATGTATATTTACTCAGTCGCGATGCAACTAATTGGTTGTGTATTATTGCTAGGCGCTATGCCCTTGACTCGTCTCCTCGAGTCGATCCGCGTGGCATATTGCCCGCTCTTATTGCGACATCGGTGTGCAAGAAGCGTGCTGCGTCTGCCGAGGCTTTCACTTTGATCGCACTTCTGGCTAGCATCTCGACTTTGAACTCGAGTAGGGCTTTTGTGACCGATCCTTTAGTCGTGATGTTTGTCTTGTGAATGGAACGAGCCAATGAGAGGGCATCGAGTAATGCTTGGTTCGCTCCTTGCCCTTTGAAGGGACTCATCGGGTGGGCGGCATCTCCAATGAGTGTCACGTGCGAATTCTCAGGCAACAGGTCACTCGTTAAGAGCTCACGGTCGTAGGCGGGGTAGCCGGAAACCAGAGCCACAGGTGTCTCTGCGATAATTTGAGGGATCGGGGTGTGCCACGCTGGGCATCTGCGAAGCGCTTCCTCTTTGAGTGCTTGGGCTCCTTGTCGGTTGAGTGATTTGGCCTCTGTTTCCGGTAAAGGAAAACTGAGCTGCCACATGATGGTGCTTGCCGAATACGGCATCATGTAAATACGTTCGTTGCCATTGGCGGTTTGAAACACTGTTTCTCCATTCAACAGCGTAGAGTCTTCGATGTTTTCTAAAGGGCAAATCCCCAAAATTACAATGCAATCTAAGTAACGTAGCGGCGTCGCCGCGTCGCCGATCAATTGCTGTCGAACCGAACCACGAATACCATCTGCGCCGACCACTATGTCTGATTGAACCGTTTTGATCGAGTCATCATTCCCCACCTGGAAACGAAGGTTCACATGCGCCTCGCACTCTTGGTAATCCAGGAACTTATGATTCCATTGAACCATGTCATGGCCTCCTAGAGCCTTGAGTAGTTGGTTGCGTAGTGACTGCCGAGGGACGTGCACATTGCGCCGCCTCGGGGAGGTATTTGAACTAGGTTTTCCCCATTTTCTCAATCCCCACTCTCCAACCACTTCACCGTCTGTCTTATGCACGACATGTTTGGTGGAGGTGATGCCTTCTTGCAGTTCAGAGATACCAAAGCCCTCAAGTGCTTTGCTGGCTTGTTGCATCGTCAACCCGTAGCCTTGAGAGCGTTGCTCAAAATGATCATCGCGTTCGTAGATCGAAAAAGGGATGCCGCGGTGTCGACAGGCCACCGCCAGAGCTAGTCCGCCGAGACCACCACCAATGATCGCAATGTTGGGGTAGCTCGTATTCGGTAGAGTAACTGCGCTAGATTCTTTTAGGCCTGCGCCCTGGCATTCATCGCAGTCATCAATGTGATCCACCAGTGGAGTGGGCTGCTCAGAGGCGGTGCCCCCTGCAGCTGCCAGTAGCGCTCGTTTGTAGCGATTTCGAGCTCGTTTCGTAGGTCGATGACTCACTTTCCCTTCTCCATGACAGGCCTGACACACCGTCCAATGGGAGAGGCCTGAGCTATCGGTATCTGATGCGTGGCCGATACTAGGGCACTTCTCGTCGTTGTTCATCTCGTCCCTCATAAAGCAAAGGGCAGATGAATAAGCAAGGGGGCAGACCATTTATCTGGATTGCTACTTAATCTCAATTCGATGGACTTCGTCCTTTATCGGACGAAGTCCATCGCCGTATGCTACATTTTTCTCAGAGATTAATTATGAATATCGAATCCTACATCCGCACGACGCCAGACTTTCCGAAGCCGGGCATCATCTTTCGCGATTTCACGCCTTTGCTCGCTGACGGCCCTGCTTTTAAAGCTTTGATCGATCAGTTAAAAGAACGTTACGTGGGGAAGCCGATCGATGTGGTGGTTGGTATCGAAGCGCGAGGATTCGTTTTAGCGTCTGCGTTGGCCTACGCGTTGGGCGCTGGCACGGTGCTTATCCGTAAGGAGGGTAAACTACCACATGAAACACATGCACAAGAATATGAGCTAGAGTATGGCTCCAGTGTGCTGGAGATCAGTCGCGACGCCTTTCAGGAGGGGCAACGCATCTTGGTGGTCGACGATGTGTTGGCGACTGGTGGCACCGTGGGTGCTGCGCTCAAACTAATCCAAGGCCACTTTTCAGTCGCAATCGAAGCGCTCGTTTTCTTGATGGAACTAGATGATCTAAAGGGGCGTGAAAAATTGTCGGATTTACCGATTCATTCCGTTTTCCACTACTAGGAATCGGCAAGGTGGATAATTTTTTGATCTGATTGGTAGCGTGCAGTTTTAGCGAGCGTTCAGTGCATCGTGCAGATACGATGGACGTTTGCTAAAGTTGCACGCTACGAATTTTGGCAAGTGACAAGGCTCTTGTCCGTGCAGAACGCGCAAGTCCTACTCAACGGGACCTTCGTAGATGCCGATGTAAGGCACGTTGCGGAACTTCTGAGCGTAATCGAGCCCATAGCCGCAGACAAATTCGTCTGGGATATCAATGCCGCAGAAATCGATAGGGACTTCGACTTTTCGGCGAGAAGGTTTATTGAGCAGTGTGCAAATACGTAGCGAAGCAGGGGTGCGACCTTCGAGCATACGGATCACTTTACTAAAAGTGTTCCCAGTATCGATGATGTCTTCCACCAGCAGCACGTCGCGATCGGTAATGGACTCGTCGAGATCCATCACCACTTTTACATCACCTGAGCTGATGGTGTCGTCACCATAGCTGGAGATCGTCATGAAGTCGGTGACCATCGGGCATTTGATTTCGCGCACTAGGTCGGCCATAAATATAAACGACCCACGCAAGAGACCCACGACGATCAGTTCCTTGTCGGAGTCTTTATAGCATTCAGTGATCTCGCTACCAAGCTTTGCTACGATTTCGGCAATTTCTTCTTTTGAAATTAGTGTTTTTTGAAGTCCTTGTTCGCCCATATTCTTTGTCTGTTGAAGGTGTGTTAGTTGGCAACTGTGACGGCCAGATTGATTGCAGATAGTAGGCCGACAACCCACATCACAGGGGAGACTCTTTTCAAGTCACCACAGCAGACGGCAATGATCACATAGGATAGGAATCCTACGGTCAGACCCGTTGCGATGCTGAACGTCAGTGGCATGAGGATCATTGTCAGGAACGCAGGCACTGCGTTTTTGAAGTCGATGAAATCAATCTGCTTGATATTCCGAAACATGAAGACACCGACGATGATCAGCGCTGGGGCAGTGGCAAAGGCAGGCACTGCTCCGATGAGAGGTGCGCAAAACAGGCCTACGAGAAAGAGGCAACCCGTAACGACGGATGCGAGTCCGGTGCGTGCGCCATCAGCGATCCCAGCCGCCGATTCGATGTAGGTTGTCGTCGTGCTGGTGCCCATTAGCGAGCCAGCAATCGTGGCCACAGCATCTGCTTCAAGCACCTTGTCGATATGCTTGATCGTGCCATCTTTTTCGACATGCCCGGCTTCATACGAGCAGGCGACGATCGTGCCGATCGAGTCAAACAAGTCCACGAACATGAACGAGAAGATCGCACCGGCCAGACCCCATTTTAGGGCACCGAGAATATCGAGCTGAAAGGCCAGTGGTGCGAGACTTGGCGGAGCTGAGAAAACACCGTCGAGATGCACCTCGCCCAATAAAATGCCTGCGATAGTCGCCGCAAAGATGCCAATCAATATTGAGCCTTTTACCTTTTTAACTTCTAGAATGGTGATCAGCACTAGGGCGCCAAGTCCAATCAGAACGGGGCAGGTGAGTTGACCGATCGAAACGAGCGTTGCGGGGTTATCGACGACTAAGCCGAGGTTCTTTAAGCCGATGAAAGTAATAAACAGACCGATACCTGCTGCAGTCGCAATACGTAGAGATAATGGAATGGCCGACACCACTTTTTCTCGAATCCCCGCGAGCGTCAGTATCAAGAAGGCGACGCCGGACACGAATACCACGCCCAATGCCGTTTGCCAAGTGAGGCCTTGGCCGAGCACCAGTGTATAAGTAAAGAAGGCATTGAGCCCCATTCCCGGAGCCATGGCAAAGGGCACTTTAGCCCAGAAGGCAACTAACAGCGTGCTAACACAGGCCGCGAGGCAGGTGGCTGTAATCAGAGCCGGTTTATCCATGCCTGCCTGACTGAGGATCATCGGATTGACGAAGATGATGTAGGCCATCGTCAGGAAGGTCGTGAAGCCGCCAATGACTTCTGTTCGAACCGTAGTGTTATTTTCTTGGAGCTTAAACATATCTTTTTTTAGGGATTATCCTCTTACTTTTTTAATACTTAGTATGTTGCATTCATCAATAGTCATTTCAGGTGCCAAACAAGCGGTCGCCTGCATCGCCGAGTCCTGGTAAAATGTAGGCGTCATCGTTGAGCTTATCATCAAGGGCCGCCGCAAAGATTTCGATGTCTGGGTGCGCGTGTTGGAATGCTTCGACGCCCTCGGGGGCTGCCACGAGGCACATGAACTTGATGTTTTTCGCGCCGTTTTTCTTCAGTAAATCGGCAGAGGCGATTGCGGAGCCACCAGTGGCTAGCATCGGATCGACCATCATAAACATGCGCTCTTCTGCATCCGCCATTGGCTTGAAATAATAGGTCACCGGCTTGTGCGTCTCATGGTCGCGATATAAGCCGAGGTGGCAAATCGCGCAGTTTGGAATCAGGTTGAGCACGCCATCTACCATGCCCAAGCCCGCGCGCAGTAATGGCACGAGCACGACCTTGTGACTGTCGATCACATGGCCCACGGTCGTCTCTAGTGGAGTATCTACCTGCACTGTGTGCACTGGCAGGTTTTTTGTGATTTCATACGCGAGCAGTGTGCCGACTTCGTCTACCAGTTCCTTGAATACTTTTTTTGGTGTCGTTTTGTCGCGAATGTAGGTCAGCTTGTGCTGAATCAACGGGTGATTCGAAATCGTTAATGTTGGAAACCTCTTCATAGTCGTGTCCTCGTATTAGTCGTTATCCGGATCGTCCGGTAAGATGATGTGTAGCACTAGATTGGCAATCATACCCACGAGAGCGGCTAGGCCAATACCCTCGATTGTAATGTTGCCGATTGGAATTTGGACGCCGCCAAGCCCGCAGACTAGAATCAGTGCTACGATGATCAAGTTGCGGCTGCGGTTGAAGTCAAGCTGTGCGTTGGAGATGGTGCGGATGCCAACAGAGGCGATCATGCCAAATAGGATGAAGCTGACGCCTCCCATGACCGCCACCGGAATCGTCTGGAGAAAGCTGCCGATGGGGCTGACGATGCCGAGAAGGATAGCAAAGACCGCAGCAATACGAATCACCGCTGGATTGTAGTTCTTGGTTACCGCTAAGACGCCCGTGTTTTCAGAGTAGGTCGTGTTCGGCGGGCCACCAATGAAGCCCGAAAAGATCGTCGCCAAGCCGTCTCCCAGTAAGGTGCGGTGTAAGCCTGGTTTTTTGAAGAAGTCCTTCCCGACCACAGCGCCGTTGGTCGTGATGTCGCCGATGTGCTCCATTACGGAAACGATCGCGATCGGCATAATCGCTAGAATTGCGTTCAACTCGAAGGTTGGAAACACGAAATTATCTGGGCCGATAAACAAGCTGTCAGCGCCTTGCATGGCTGAATAATCCACTCGACCCAATATTGCGGCGACTGCATAGCCCGCAAAGATTCCAATAAGGATCGGCACCAGTTTGAAGAACCCTTTGATGAAGCAAGAGACTGCGATGATCGTCAGTATCGCCACCATGGATAGTAGCCAATCGGACGATGCCATGCTCACGCCTATTGGGGCGAGTGATAGGCCGATCACCATGATTACCGGGCCTGTGACCACTGCCGGGAACAAGCGCTTCATGAATGTTACGCCACCGACTTTGATCACTAGCGACATTAGCAAGTAAACCACCCCTGCGCAGATTACACCTCCCAGTGCTTCCGGTAGGCCGCTGCCATCTGCACCGGCAACCGTCTTAATGGCGCCGATAAATGCAAAACTGGATCCCAGAAATACCGGAACCATGCCTCCTGTTACGCCATGGAAAATAAATGTCCCGATGCCCGCCGCTAGTAGCGCTACGCTCGGATCCATACCCGTTAAGGCAGGCATCAGCACGGTCGCACCGAACATTGCAAAGACATGCTGAATGCCTAGCACCAGCTTCTTGTTCCAACCTATTGTGTTATCATTCATGATTCATTTTTGCTTCGATTGTGGCAGGAAACTAGCGGCTCTGATCGCTTAAGAACAAGTAAACAGATGAATAAGTTGCTCAGATCGGTATTTAATACTCCGGGCTAATGCCACGTATCGGCATACCTTATGTCATGCCAATTTACATGATTGGATCAATTTTGATGATAACTGTGCTTATATGGTTCTGAAGTAGTCGTTAATTGTAATCTTCAAATTTGACAGCCGAACGAATGGGGTTGCCATGGGCGTTCGCGTTGTTCCAGTGGTGGGATGAAAGAACTAAAACAAGTTTGTCGTGTTTCATTATTAATGGCGTTAGGTGCATTTGGAGTGCAGGGGCTGAGCGCGCAGGAAGTCGAGGAGATTGGCACTGACCACAGGCAAGGTTTTTTGTCCGATGTCGTGCTATGGCAGGATGCTAGCCTAACCTACCTTTATGGTAAGGGATTTGAAGTCAATGCAGACGAGCAGCAAACTGCGACCATCGAGCATGCCAGTGGCTTGAGCTTTGGTGATACCTTTCTGTTCGTTGACTTTACTGATTATCGGGATTCAAGTGATGATAGTAGCTATTACGGTGAGTTCTCGCCTCGTTTCAGTGCTAGCAAAATCGCTGATGTCGATGCTAGCTTCGGACCGATTAAGGACGTCTTGATCGCGACCACCTATGAGTTCGGTAAGGGGGATGTCGAGAGTCTTCTCTATGGTCTTGGTGTCGATCTCGATGTGCCTGGATTCAACTATTTCCAACTCAATCTTTACTATCGCGATCCTCAAAATAATAATTCGCGTGGCTGGCAGTTGACGCCGGTGTTCTCCTACACGATGCCAGTGGGCGAGTCCGAGATCGTGATTGATGGCTATATCGACTATGTGTTTGCTTCTGAAAATAACGACTACGAGGAAAACCTACACATCAATCCACAGATCAAATACAACTTGGGTAAGTTGCTCTGGGGTGATGAACACCGTCTCTTTATCGGTGTCGAATATGATTACTGGAGCAACAAATATGGCATCAAGGACAGAAGCTACTTCAAGACGGATCAGAGCGCTTATAGCTTCTTGTTACAATACTACCTGTAAGTCCGTCTCGGCCTTCGGTTGTTCTGCTCCATGAAGTAGGGCAGTCTTCAGATCTTCATTTTTACGTATCTGCCACTGACTCAGCAGATGTTGTGAGTCGACTTGAGTGTCGTCTAACGTGATATTCAACTTGCCGTGATCGTTGGTATGTTGTTTGTTGTGCGCGGATCTGCCAGTCCGGCCTTCAATCTATACCCCAGATATCGAAAATATGAGAAGCATCTGTTTACTACCCCTCTTTCTCGCTCTCTCGCTTTGTGCGGGCGAAGCTGGATTCAAGCCTCTGTTCGACGGTAAAACCTTGAATGGCTGGAAGGCTGCTGGTAGCTCAGGTGAGGGCGATACGGGAGCTTTCTCAGTCAATGCTGATGAGGCGGCGATACATGTATATGCTGGGCGTGAGCAGGGCTCCAAGCAAGTTACAGATTGCTTGGTTTCAGATGCCGAGTTTAGCCATTATATTCTTAAGCTTGAATACCAGTGGCAAGAGCATCGTTTTGCTCCGCGCGTGGATTGGGATCGTGATGCCGGTTTGTTATTTCATGTCCATGGAAACCTCCAGAAAGTCTGGCCGCTGAGTATGGAAATGCAGATTGGCGAGTCTGCTGGCGATAAGCCGGATGCGAAGGGGAGCGCGGGGCGCTTCCATACTGGCGACCTTTTTGTCCTCGGGAAGCAACTGTTCGCTGATACGCCAGCGGTTGGCAAGTTTTACGATTCGGATGTAGCGCCTGTGACGGGGAAAAGTATTCGGACTGGCTTAGGTCAGGAGAAGCCAAAGGGGGAGTGGAATGAGATGGAGATCCGTATTCATGGCTCAGAGAAAGCAACCTTCATCTTGAATGGCGAAGTGGTTTTAGAAACCTTCAACCTAGTTCAGACTCAGAAAGACGGAACCACGCTTCCGCTGAATAAGGGGCATATCGGTTTACAGGCAGAGTGGGCTGAGCTCATGTATCGCAATATTCGCATCAAAGAGTTGCCGCAGGAATAATCTCCATCGATTTCAAGATTGGATTCGTTTGTGCTTTTCTTCTGTTTGTATCTGTCTATCTAAGCTGATTATGAACGTCCTACTACTTGAAGATGAGCCTGACCTATCCGCTGTTGCCTGTGAGCAAATTGAAAGCCGCGGCCACACCGTGTTTCCAGCACTTGATATCGCCCATGCCAAATCGATACTTGAGGACGATAATATAAAGATCGATATTCTGATTGCCGACCAACAGGTGCCAGACGGAAATGGATCTCATTTCGCTATCGAGACCAAGCGGGGGGCTAGTGGCATCAAAGTGGTCGTCGTCTCTGGTCAGTTAAGTAGCACGGATGTCGAACAGCTCGAAGCGCATGGTGTCGATTACTACAACAAGCCATCGCTGTATTCCGATATTGTAGAGGCTTTGATCCGCAAGCACTTCGGATCATAGCAACGAAACTTCGTCTTCAAGCCTGTTTGGCTACAGCGACTTGCATCCTTTTCCGGGGTCTTGTGTCGTTCTAGCTTCACTTCTGTAAATACGTCTCATAGCTTCAGGCTATGATTTCTGGTCTTTTCCCGCGAGCAGGCTTGTGTCTGCTTGTGGCATTCGCTGGCTTGCTTCCTCGCGTTCAGGCGCATGAAGAGCAACCGACAGGGTTGGTGCCTCCGCACAGCACTTGGCTGTTTGATGACGATGGCGAAGCCGACGAGGGGTGGAATACTGATGGCTTCGACGAGAGCGACTGGCAATCAGGAGCGGCTCCACTGGGCTATGGAGAAACATACCTCGCGACCGACACACTCCAGGGGCAGCAAAAGGATTACTTTCTGCGGCATAGCTTTAGTGTTAAAAATCGTAATGCCGTCACCAGCCTTACACTTCGTGCGCGCTACGACGATGCTGCTATCGTCTTTCTAAACGGAGTCGAAATCTGCCGCACTGCACCGATGAAGGGCGGGAAAGTGCCATCCCATGAGGCCAAGAAGTTTGAGACTTTTAGTGAACTACCTGCCGAGGCTCTGCGAAATGGCACCAACGTTCTCGCGGTGCATTTACTAAATATAAACAATAAGAGCTCCGATATCGTATGGGATGCGGCATTACTGGCTGGCTCACAAGAGGTCGCCCCCTCGGACTCGTCGGATGATATCCTGCGCGGGCCTTACCTCCAGAATGCGTCTGAGCACGGTATATCGATTCTCTGGCGCACCAAGCAACCTGCACGCGGTCATGTTCGCTACAAGCAGCAGGGCACGGACGACAGCTTCTTTCGTGAAGAGGCCATTCCGACCACCGAGCACCGCATTCGTTTGGAAGGGCTGCAAACCGGCACCACTTACGAGTATCAAATCGTATCACAAGATGAGACGCTTGCCTCTGGCGTTCACCAGTTCCGCACGCTACCAGCGCAATACCAGGCAGTGCCGACGCGTATCTGGATTATCGGTGATTCTGGCACTGGTAACAGTAATGCCATGAACGTTTACCAGGCTTATCAAGACTTCGCGATAGATCGCCCAGCCGACCTTTGGTTGATGCTAGGCGACAATGCCTACGCACACGGCACTGACCAACAGTTCCAGAATGCGGTGTTTAATATCTATACGCCGATCCTACATAATACCTGCCTCTGGCCTGCGGTCGGTAACCACGAGACCCTGTGGTCCAGGATTGATAAGAATCCTCTCACTAATAATCAGGCTGACCCTTACCTCGCGATCTTTGAAATGCCCACCCAGGGCGAGGGCGGGGGGCTGCCTTCTGGTTGCGAACTCTACTATAGCTTCGACTACGGGCGCACGCACTTCATTTGCCTAGACTCTCAAGTCAGTAGTCGCAGTGCGGACGGCGCAATGTATCGCTGGCTAGAGGCCGACCTCATCGCCGCGACTGATGATAAATACGACTGGATCATCGCCTATTGGCATCACCCGCCCTACACGCACGGCACGCACAACTCGGACACAGAGACACAGCATATCGAAATGCGTGAAGTATTCTTGCCTCTACTGGAAGCGCACGGAGTGGATCTGACCTTTGGTGGGCATAGTCACACATACGAGCGCTCGCTCCTCATGCAAGGCCACTATGGGCGGAGCTCGACTTACGAGCCCGACGTTCATGCGCTTAACGTCGGCGACGGTCGCCCCCATGGTGACGGAGCCTACCGCCAGTCCGAGCACGAAGGGCGCGGCACGGTTTATACCGTCGCTGGTAGCTCCGGAAAAACGGGTCCCTTCCGTGCGCCACACTTGCCCTTTATGGTCGAGAATCACTCTACGCTTGCCTCCGTAATTGTCGATGTGGACGGCCGCAGCCTCCATGTAACGACTCTCAGTGATCAGGGAGAGGTGCTCGATACCTATCGCATGCAAAAGGATTAGAGCCTTTGTTTCGCTATATAGAATCGAGTGAGTGGGGAGCTGTGCTGGGCGGGGAGCCGCTATTTAGGCCTTATATGACTTGCTCTGATTGCAGTTCTATTATGGTATATGCTCACACTCTGTTACTATAATCAAGCTGTTGCCCGCAGCATAGAAACGACTACCCACACTCGCTAGACTCTATGACCAACAAAGCCCTTTCCTTTAAGCGCCCAGAAGAAAACCTATCCTCACTCGAATTACTCGCAGCAGAGTTCTCAAATACGGATGCTGCCATTGCAGA of Lentimonas sp. CC4 contains these proteins:
- a CDS encoding response regulator, coding for MNVLLLEDEPDLSAVACEQIESRGHTVFPALDIAHAKSILEDDNIKIDILIADQQVPDGNGSHFAIETKRGASGIKVVVVSGQLSSTDVEQLEAHGVDYYNKPSLYSDIVEALIRKHFGS
- a CDS encoding outer membrane protein OmpK — translated: MKELKQVCRVSLLMALGAFGVQGLSAQEVEEIGTDHRQGFLSDVVLWQDASLTYLYGKGFEVNADEQQTATIEHASGLSFGDTFLFVDFTDYRDSSDDSSYYGEFSPRFSASKIADVDASFGPIKDVLIATTYEFGKGDVESLLYGLGVDLDVPGFNYFQLNLYYRDPQNNNSRGWQLTPVFSYTMPVGESEIVIDGYIDYVFASENNDYEENLHINPQIKYNLGKLLWGDEHRLFIGVEYDYWSNKYGIKDRSYFKTDQSAYSFLLQYYL
- a CDS encoding NCS2 family permease — protein: MFKLQENNTTVRTEVIGGFTTFLTMAYIIFVNPMILSQAGMDKPALITATCLAACVSTLLVAFWAKVPFAMAPGMGLNAFFTYTLVLGQGLTWQTALGVVFVSGVAFLILTLAGIREKVVSAIPLSLRIATAAGIGLFITFIGLKNLGLVVDNPATLVSIGQLTCPVLIGLGALVLITILEVKKVKGSILIGIFAATIAGILLGEVHLDGVFSAPPSLAPLAFQLDILGALKWGLAGAIFSFMFVDLFDSIGTIVACSYEAGHVEKDGTIKHIDKVLEADAVATIAGSLMGTSTTTTYIESAAGIADGARTGLASVVTGCLFLVGLFCAPLIGAVPAFATAPALIIVGVFMFRNIKQIDFIDFKNAVPAFLTMILMPLTFSIATGLTVGFLSYVIIAVCCGDLKRVSPVMWVVGLLSAINLAVTVAN
- the hpt gene encoding hypoxanthine phosphoribosyltransferase; this encodes MGEQGLQKTLISKEEIAEIVAKLGSEITECYKDSDKELIVVGLLRGSFIFMADLVREIKCPMVTDFMTISSYGDDTISSGDVKVVMDLDESITDRDVLLVEDIIDTGNTFSKVIRMLEGRTPASLRICTLLNKPSRRKVEVPIDFCGIDIPDEFVCGYGLDYAQKFRNVPYIGIYEGPVE
- the upp gene encoding uracil phosphoribosyltransferase, with product MKRFPTLTISNHPLIQHKLTYIRDKTTPKKVFKELVDEVGTLLAYEITKNLPVHTVQVDTPLETTVGHVIDSHKVVLVPLLRAGLGMVDGVLNLIPNCAICHLGLYRDHETHKPVTYYFKPMADAEERMFMMVDPMLATGGSAIASADLLKKNGAKNIKFMCLVAAPEGVEAFQHAHPDIEIFAAALDDKLNDDAYILPGLGDAGDRLFGT
- a CDS encoding uracil-xanthine permease family protein; this translates as MNDNTIGWNKKLVLGIQHVFAMFGATVLMPALTGMDPSVALLAAGIGTFIFHGVTGGMVPVFLGSSFAFIGAIKTVAGADGSGLPEALGGVICAGVVYLLMSLVIKVGGVTFMKRLFPAVVTGPVIMVIGLSLAPIGVSMASSDWLLSMVAILTIIAVSCFIKGFFKLVPILIGIFAGYAVAAILGRVDYSAMQGADSLFIGPDNFVFPTFELNAILAIMPIAIVSVMEHIGDITTNGAVVGKDFFKKPGLHRTLLGDGLATIFSGFIGGPPNTTYSENTGVLAVTKNYNPAVIRIAAVFAILLGIVSPIGSFLQTIPVAVMGGVSFILFGMIASVGIRTISNAQLDFNRSRNLIIVALILVCGLGGVQIPIGNITIEGIGLAALVGMIANLVLHIILPDDPDND
- a CDS encoding adenine phosphoribosyltransferase; translated protein: MNIESYIRTTPDFPKPGIIFRDFTPLLADGPAFKALIDQLKERYVGKPIDVVVGIEARGFVLASALAYALGAGTVLIRKEGKLPHETHAQEYELEYGSSVLEISRDAFQEGQRILVVDDVLATGGTVGAALKLIQGHFSVAIEALVFLMELDDLKGREKLSDLPIHSVFHY
- a CDS encoding APC family permease, with translation MKKAAEHTKLGQMASTAICGNDITSSCLYVSALAIFYAGRWGPLALLIVSAVLYFYRSIYAEVVGALPLNGGAYNALLNTTSKFKASFAACLTVLSYMATAVISGSEAAHYAHTIFSSINIQIATVGLLAFFMFLTIWGIAESSKVAIGIFLFHLFSISLLIICCCFWLFQNGTETLFLNMSIPVEGGWKQAIFFGFCAAMLGISGFESSANFVEEQADGVFPKTLRNMWLAVSIINPLIALMALSLLPMDTIFQEQEALLSNLGTLASGNWLALVISVDAVLVLSGAVLTSFVGVNGLVHRMALDRCLPQFLLKTNKRGTTHRILIVFFILCISVYFSTGGELKALAGVYTISFLAVMALFAIGNILLKIKRAKLARPHRASWISVLLGLFGVLSALVGNALLNPSYLAVFFEYLVPTLIVVGFMLGRVAIFELGLFVIRAVMATISSTMGRAMGTINEQIDSIKSQQIIFFTRGDNLCNLNRVMLYIRRNEHTNRVKIVNITAKGGDAPEKLKQDVQFLDEAYPEIDVELVVREGTFGPELIAELSKEWQIPSNLMFIGSPESEFPYNLAHLGGVRLII
- a CDS encoding NAD(P)/FAD-dependent oxidoreductase — encoded protein: MNNDEKCPSIGHASDTDSSGLSHWTVCQACHGEGKVSHRPTKRARNRYKRALLAAAGGTASEQPTPLVDHIDDCDECQGAGLKESSAVTLPNTSYPNIAIIGGGLGGLALAVACRHRGIPFSIYERDDHFEQRSQGYGLTMQQASKALEGFGISELQEGITSTKHVVHKTDGEVVGEWGLRKWGKPSSNTSPRRRNVHVPRQSLRNQLLKALGGHDMVQWNHKFLDYQECEAHVNLRFQVGNDDSIKTVQSDIVVGADGIRGSVRQQLIGDAATPLRYLDCIVILGICPLENIEDSTLLNGETVFQTANGNERIYMMPYSASTIMWQLSFPLPETEAKSLNRQGAQALKEEALRRCPAWHTPIPQIIAETPVALVSGYPAYDRELLTSDLLPENSHVTLIGDAAHPMSPFKGQGANQALLDALSLARSIHKTNITTKGSVTKALLEFKVEMLARSAIKVKASADAARFLHTDVAIRAGNMPRGSTRGDESRA
- a CDS encoding DUF1080 domain-containing protein, which encodes MRSICLLPLFLALSLCAGEAGFKPLFDGKTLNGWKAAGSSGEGDTGAFSVNADEAAIHVYAGREQGSKQVTDCLVSDAEFSHYILKLEYQWQEHRFAPRVDWDRDAGLLFHVHGNLQKVWPLSMEMQIGESAGDKPDAKGSAGRFHTGDLFVLGKQLFADTPAVGKFYDSDVAPVTGKSIRTGLGQEKPKGEWNEMEIRIHGSEKATFILNGEVVLETFNLVQTQKDGTTLPLNKGHIGLQAEWAELMYRNIRIKELPQE